The window ACTAAACATTTAAAATTTCATTGAAAATAAAAAAATCTTCATTGAAAAAAATAAAATCTTCAATGAAGTTTTCAAATTTCATTGAAAAATAAAATATTCAATGAAGTTTTAGAAATCTTCAATGAAGTTTTTTAAAACTTCATTGATCTTTTAAATTTTGAAACAGACAAAAAGAATTTTCAAAGAATCCCTGAAAGGGCTTATTCTCTGAGCTGATGTTCCGTGCTGGTCAATGCAGTTAAGGTAACAAACAAATATGAAAAATTAACCACAAATCGAAGGGCACGAAGAGAGCGAATAAAAACTCCTTTTCTTTTTCTTAGTTGACAAATCAAAAGAAATGGTATAAATGAAACGATTTTTATTTTGAGGAAGGTTATTCTTGAACGGAAGATGTTATATATTTTTACTCTTTGCTGGAATTGCATTTACTACAAGTCAATCAGAGATAGTAAACTATCGCAAATCTAAACCTAAAGAGGAGTTACAGTCTCAAACTTCGATGGTGGAAGCAAAAGAGTCTGTAAAAAGTAGTCCTCCGTTGAGTGAAGTGCGTGAATCTAGGAATGAACTCATCCCAATTCCAAATACTCCTCCGATTCCAGAAAAGGAAAAGATAGTCATTCCCATGACGCCGCCGACAGGTCCACCTAAGCCTCAAGTGAAACAAACAACTCAGTTTTCTCGCCCATTTAACCAAAAGCTTATCACAATCGTAAACTTTTCTGCGAATCCAGAAAATCCTCATAAGGGAGTTGTATATAGTCCGATTGAGATGGGCTCGGTTCTTTCTTCAATGGAGGGTCGAGTGCCGCTATTGACTATATGGATGGGTATCATAATTATATCATTTTGGAGCATCCAAATGGTTTTTTTACTGTCTATGGAAATTTGGATGAAGTATTTGTCGCCGAAGGGCAGACTGTAAAAAAAGGCTCTCTTTTAGGTAGTCTTGTGAAGGAAAAAGGATTGTATTTTCAAGTCAATCAGGGAAAAAAGACTCTAGACCCAATCAGTTTAATTAAAAGTTAGATAAAAGATTGGTTTTGACGAAAGATATTATAATAGTGAAAATAGAAGGGATAAACTCTTGGCAGGACCAATAATACGACACTACAAAGCTGGCGCGATTGTCTATTTTGAAAAGGATAGAGCAGAAGACATTTACGTCTTACAAAACGGACGCGTTATTCTCACATACATGTCAGTAGACAGTAAAATGGAAATCAAAGAAGACGTTAAGCTCGGAGAATTCTTTGGAGTAAAATCTGCGCTCGGGCGTTATCCGAGAGAAAGACTGCACAGGTCATCGGTAGTGCGAGCATTCTAGTTTTTAAGCTCGCCGATTTCGAAATATTTGTTGCAAACAAAACACATCTTATCCTAAAGATGATGAAAGTTTTTCCAGCCAGCAGACAAATTCACGGAAAAGTTAGAGAAAATTTAGGTCAATTTGGCGATCAAAAATCACCGGCATTTGAGCTTATGAACGTTGCAGAAGTATTTCATAAAACTGGAAACTACGAGCATGCTGTGTATGCGTATAATAAGTATTTGTCTCATTATCCCGGTGGTTCGTATGCGACTCGCGCTCAGGAATTATCCCGAATAGCCGCTAAAAGTTCTATGCTTCCAGGAATATGCCTGAATTGGTTTATGAAGTAGAAAGAAGAACTGCTCCACCTACTCAAAAGCCTGCTACTGTCAGCCCTGCCAATCCAGCAGCTACTTCCACTCGCATCCAAGCACTTAGTTCTGATCTTTCCATTTCTGATTCTATCACAGAAGCAGATGATTTATATGATTCAGAAGAATACCAAGCAGCGTTAGATGCGTATAAGCCGCTCCTAACTTTGCCTCCTACCTCACCCGGAGATGATAAGCTAATCGAAAGGCATATTTTTGCTTTGGAATGTGTCAACAGAATTAGAACTCTGGGATCTCGCCTACTCATCATTATCCACTTATGTTAAGAAATATCCAAAAGGCGAGCGCGTGAAAGAGGCGATTTACAGCTTAGGCTTTAATCTGAGAATAAAGGTGAAAAAGTCGGCAATCATGCTCTATACAAAAGTTACAACTCTTCCACCTTCTGATGAGTTTGTCGAAAGCAAATTCTGAAATAGCGAGATTGAGAGGTAATGATCATGCTAGAAGCAATGTTTGGAAAGTTTGGAAGGTATTCAAGCCCAATGAAATTATTTTTTGTGAATATGAGCCTGGCAATGATTTCATTTGATTCCAAGAAGGTCAAGTCAAATTTACAAAAACAGTAGGCTCTTCCATCAAAGACATTAGACGTATTAGAATCTGGAGATATTTTGGAGAAATGGCAATTTAGAAGAGCAACCTCGCTCGGCAACTGCTGTTGTATTACTTTGAGGATTTCTTGCGTTAAATTTTAATCGTGCTAACTTTGAACTCTTAACGACCAGAATCCACAACTTGGCTACGAGTAATGACCATTTTTTCTACTCATGTTGAATGATGCAAAGAGACGACTCATGATTCATCATGGATGATATCATTGGGAAATTATCTGATGTATTCACTTGATGCTCTACGAAAACAAGGTATTAACGATCTGAAAGAAATTACACTCAAAGTAACCATTGAAGATTTGGACATTGGGTGGTCAACCTGTTGGCGAAGTGCAAAAAGTTCTCGCTCAACTCAAAAAGTCAGGTAAGATTGATATCTACGCAG is drawn from Leptospiraceae bacterium and contains these coding sequences:
- a CDS encoding M23 family metallopeptidase, with the translated sequence MDGYHNYIILEHPNGFFTVYGNLDEVFVAEGQTVKKGSLLGSLVKEKGLYFQVNQGKKTLDPISLIKS